The following nucleotide sequence is from Aspergillus luchuensis IFO 4308 DNA, chromosome 1, nearly complete sequence.
CGATCGCAACACGTTACCAGACGCGGACACGAGGAGGTTAAGGGACTCCACAACATCAAGGAAGACTTCGTTCTTGCGGTACCGGATACCCTCACTTCGCCATGACACGGCATTGGTGACAGCAATGGGTGGTCGGGCCTGGATCTCCAGCTTGTGTGATTCTTGGGTAATATATCTGCCATGGACTTGTCAGCTGTGATCCTCCACCGCTTATAGTCGCATAGACGGGCCCATCTTACTCTTGCAATATCTTGCTCTCCGTCGTCTGCGGGTAGCCAAAGtccatcatctcatcgaGCAATTCATAAATGATGACAAAGTTATCGCGGatactctcctcctccagtaCCTTGAAGTATTCCGTGAATACCTCCACGATCTTGTGTAGGAAAAGGAGGATCTCGGTGGCATTGGTGTTCTTCTTAGTCAGGGCAAGAATGTAAAGGTTGCTGTGACGGATGTAGAGGTACTAGACAAGATTATATTCTCAGCAATTGACCTCCATGATTCTGTGTTCCTTTCTGAGGATGCGCGCAGGGCTGATGTGGGAGATGGTAGACACAGCGGGTTGCGGGGAACGGCGGGGGGTAGATGCAGGTGCGCCGCCGCAGCCACAAGTCGGAGACACAGATACGTACGTTAATTCCTTCGTGGGAAAAGCACGGAGCCACGGCGGagctctcttcttcggcgtcactgaggaggatggggaattTCTCGACGGCGGACATGGGGATGTCTCCGCGGTAGTTTCGGGCTAGAAGGGTCTAAATAAACGGTCAGGTTCCAGGGGATCACGGCGGAATTGTTCGTGACAGCGCAACCTCCACGGGGGTTCATACCTTGCCCTTGAGatcgagaaagaagatggccgACGCCATCGCGAGGGTATTCGAAGGGAGGTCGTGGGTGGAAAAGTGAAGTGGAGGTTAAATGGCGCGAGGATCGAGGAGGTGAGTCGGGCAGGTACTGGAGGACTAAATGGGCGGGAGGCTCCTGGGCGAGATTCAACGGGAGAGGCCAGCGAAACCACTAGTTCAACATGCTGGACTTGCGGGGAGGTAGCTGTGGACTCTAATTTAGCTCAAAAGCACTTTCAACCTGGGGAATCTATAAAAACCAGAGCCGGAGAACTCACAGGAAGctgcagaaggaggaggtctTGGCCGACGTGCCTGCGATGAAGCTGGAATGGAACGAATATCATGCAAGACTAAGACAGACTTGAACTGATGATGCGGCCATCGGGGATGCTCTGCCTTTCCGCGTGGTATTGTTTCGTACACAATACACCGCCAGACAAAGAGCTTGTGGCGGGGTAAGTTACCATAATCTGGTCACATTAGTGTATTAAGTGTATCAATGCCTCAGGGGTCTCTAATCAGAGCGCTAAACCTATTCGAGAGATCCGGCCAGTCCAGATCTCCACTAGACCTGATGAAGCCTAGCGCTGGTCACGCGCGCAGAATATATTTCGGCCGTCGCAAGCgaattctcttcctcttcttttcttttctttctttgtacCATACGCCCTTCCTAGACAGTGCAAGGCAGCTCAAATTGCTTTTTTGTGATTTCTGGGTTCTTCCGTGACATTCTGTCGTGGAGTTCCTGGTTTCTCATTGCTGACTTTGCGATACAAAGGTGCGAAGACTAGGCATCGTGTATTCGAGGGTTCCATAAGAGCTGGCCGGGTATTTTGCTTACTGTTACCCGGGCGGTGTCAGAGGAACCGTACATACTTTTGGATATCTACTTTATTTGTTCAGAAAATTTGATTGGCATGCCATGTGAACCGAATTCTAAAGATCCCATAGACGTACAAGTGTAGTAGATGTTAGAGAGAAGACAGAACTTCCGGTGGTATTTGCAGTCACTATATAAGACAAGTCGTAGATAAAAATACATAATATATGGCGGATGAAGAAAAGCCCCAACACATACACAGAACATCCAGGGcacaaagaaaacaaggggaaggggaaaagagaaaaggaagtaaCGCCTTGAAAATGCACCTGCGGCCATTTCCCATGAATCAATCACCCAACTCAAGCCGCGATCTTAAATCCCAGAGGTGCTAATATGCGCTCACGGGCCACCTTGTTCGCAACAGCATTGCCCTTCTCCAGGGAGATGGCACCGATCACAGCGTACATTGTGTGGGCGAGAACGAGGTCCATTCCAGAGCTTTCGAGGTTGTTGGGCTACACGTAAACACACCGCTGTTAGCAGGGGATTCAATTGACTGACTGGCGAGACGATATCAAAAAGCCAGCAGCGCAAGGCGTTCGAATATCGTTTCAATGCATGGGACTCCTAGACTCACCTTCCGAGGGCACCATCTCACAACTCTCTGCATGTCATACTTGTGAGCCAATTCCGACAGCTTCGTCTTGCTCGTAAGGAAGCTCTTCGTGTTGTAGTCGAGGTTGTCCAGGCTATCCAAAGCCGGGTGAGTGAAGGGGACCCGGCCATACGCATCGGGGGTGGCAGATTTAGCAGCGTTGCTAGGACTCTGAACCAGAGCCAACGAAGCCTGCAGCTGAACAATACGCTTGCCTGTGTACAACCCCATCCGGATTAGTATCCAATCCTGTTACCATTCATTGCAGAGCAACATTTGACATACCCAGGAAGGCCAAACGGTCATTGAAACCTCTCCGGCCCTGATCGAAACTCTTGTGTGTCACTGCGAGCCACTTGGTCTCCTCCGAGAGCATCTTGTCACCGTCGTTTCCGAGCATGAGGATGTAGAACCGGTCCAGAACCTTGGGGTCAGAGTTCACGGGGAACTCGGGGCGGTTGGAGTTGAGTCTCAAGGAGAACGGCGCTTTGGCACGAGGCGGCGTGTACGACCACCGGGGCTTGTCCGCA
It contains:
- a CDS encoding mitochondrial 54S ribosomal protein mL57 (COG:S;~EggNog:ENOG410PNPU;~InterPro:IPR040030,IPR000999,IPR036389;~PFAM:PF00636,PF14622;~go_component: GO:0005762 - mitochondrial large ribosomal subunit [Evidence IEA];~go_function: GO:0003735 - structural constituent of ribosome [Evidence IEA];~go_function: GO:0004525 - ribonuclease III activity [Evidence IEA];~go_process: GO:0006396 - RNA processing [Evidence IEA];~go_process: GO:0032543 - mitochondrial translation [Evidence IEA]) — encoded protein: MASVLSTRAVRTASCSACRSLARPNSIAAGLLPRRGLSTATEDAAVNHADKPRWSYTPPRAKAPFSLRLNSNRPEFPVNSDPKVLDRFYILMLGNDGDKMLSEETKWLAVTHKSFDQGRRGFNDRLAFLGKRIVQLQASLALVQSPSNAAKSATPDAYGRVPFTHPALDSLDNLDYNTKSFLTSKTKLSELAHKYDMQRVVRWCPRKPNNLESSGMDLVLAHTMYAVIGAISLEKGNAVANKVARERILAPLGFKIAA